The genomic window TGTTGCACTAAGGGTGCGCGCGCTACATTTCTATCCCGACCCTCGCAACATCAATGAATGAGCGGGAGCTGCGAGATGAGCTGGCGGTGGAGCGCACTCGCCTGGCCAACGAGCGCACGTTGCTGGCTTATATCCGCACAGCTCTGGCGCTCGCCGCCGGTGGTGCGGTCTTGCTCCAGTTCTTTCCCAGTGACCTTCTATTGTCCGG from Pseudomonadota bacterium includes these protein-coding regions:
- a CDS encoding DUF202 domain-containing protein, producing MNERELRDELAVERTRLANERTLLAYIRTALALAAGGAVLLQFFPSDLLLSGIAWVLVASGGATIIIGAYRFFVVGRRLRGSIK